In one Anaeromusa acidaminophila DSM 3853 genomic region, the following are encoded:
- a CDS encoding recombinase family protein, whose translation MGRKITKLPQPTQLPTHLRVAAYARVSCEKEEMLHSLAAQVSFYSNRIQSNPEWQYVGVYADEAETGTKGSRPEFQRLIADCRKGLIDLVLTKAISRFARNTVTLLETVRELKDLGIGVYFEEQNLHSLSGDGELMLTILASYAQEESRSVSENCKWRIRKNYKEGKPSNNIRIYGYDYNAGKLTVIPEEAEIVRMIFADYLSGLGKNAIMKKLIGLGIPTKCGGRWMESTVSSILTNEKFIGDMCLQKSFVTDHITKHQKRNNGQLAKYYVEDHHEAIIAKETFEAVKAEMARRAKKATPFRKLTFSEFSRLITCGQCGAKFSIKTNAKGTKYAKTWWACPTYIHRGKQECTAKRIPEDILKEKCTEALGLSGYDPTIFTAKVATITIPADNVLVFTFTDGTEKTLHWRLRSRCESWTAEMKQAAREKAMQGGDKNG comes from the coding sequence TCCACTCTCTTGCCGCACAGGTCAGCTTTTACAGTAACCGGATACAAAGCAATCCCGAGTGGCAATATGTCGGCGTATATGCAGATGAAGCGGAAACCGGCACCAAAGGTTCACGACCTGAATTTCAGAGACTGATTGCCGATTGTCGGAAGGGTCTCATCGACCTCGTCCTCACGAAGGCAATCAGCCGTTTTGCAAGGAACACGGTCACATTGCTTGAAACCGTCCGAGAACTTAAAGACCTCGGCATTGGCGTATATTTTGAAGAGCAAAACCTCCACTCCCTTTCTGGTGACGGGGAGTTGATGTTAACCATCCTCGCCTCGTATGCCCAAGAAGAAAGCCGCTCCGTCAGCGAAAACTGCAAGTGGCGTATCCGCAAAAACTACAAGGAAGGTAAACCCTCTAACAACATTCGCATTTACGGCTACGATTACAATGCGGGCAAACTGACCGTTATTCCCGAAGAGGCTGAGATCGTGCGAATGATATTTGCGGACTATTTATCTGGACTTGGCAAGAATGCCATCATGAAAAAACTGATCGGACTCGGCATTCCAACCAAGTGCGGCGGCCGTTGGATGGAAAGTACGGTGAGTTCAATTCTTACAAATGAAAAATTCATCGGCGATATGTGCCTTCAAAAGAGCTTTGTTACCGACCATATAACAAAGCATCAGAAGCGGAACAACGGCCAGTTGGCAAAATACTATGTCGAGGATCACCACGAAGCAATTATCGCCAAAGAGACCTTTGAGGCAGTTAAGGCAGAAATGGCTCGGCGGGCTAAAAAAGCAACCCCCTTTCGCAAGCTTACATTCAGCGAGTTTTCTAGATTGATAACCTGCGGTCAGTGCGGAGCGAAGTTCAGTATAAAAACAAACGCCAAGGGCACTAAATATGCCAAAACATGGTGGGCTTGCCCGACTTATATTCATCGTGGCAAGCAAGAATGCACCGCCAAGCGGATACCCGAAGACATACTTAAAGAAAAGTGCACCGAAGCTTTGGGGCTTTCGGGATACGATCCCACCATATTCACAGCGAAAGTCGCCACAATAACAATCCCCGCCGATAACGTTTTGGTATTCACATTTACAGACGGTACAGAAAAAACACTCCACTGGAGGCTTCGCTCTCGATGTGAAAGCTGGACAGCTGAGATGAAGCAAGCGGCCCGCGAAAAAGCCATGCAGGGAGGCGATAAAAATGGCTAA